Within the Vigna angularis cultivar LongXiaoDou No.4 chromosome 10, ASM1680809v1, whole genome shotgun sequence genome, the region ATAAACAAGGTTGTCGCTGAAGTAGTAGCGAAAGGAGTGTCCTCATGCCTTTGCTTGAGagactttttcttcttcttgtcttCTTATACAGGACAGAGAGTGTTGTTATATTTTGGGTTCACTCTCACTCACAGGTTAGAGGCTAGATTCTATTTCATACAGCTTTTTGCATTAGAATTATCTGAATCTGTGtctgttaattttgttttgattagtAGAAggatttcataaatttaattaatccaATGTTCATGATAGAAGTTCTGTTTCATACTATTTTTGAATCTCGCCTGCTGATTGTGAAACTGATGAACGTCTTTTCGTTCCCATTGGCTCTCTTAAGTATTGAGTTTTTCTCCATTTGCATGGCACAAAAGAGCGTGGGAATGTtagtttgttttaatttgacGATTGTCAGAATTTTTATTATGTCATTGGTTTTATTCTGTTGGAtcataactatttatttaagaGATTGAGGTAACTATAAAGCAAGGTGATAGAACCCTAATCACAACGTATTGCCAGGCTATAACTCTATTGATATTACACTAAGCAGTTTTAAACTggacaaaccaaaagaaaagaaagcatTAGCTTTGTTGTGTATTAAATAACAATGTGAAAAATGACATCATGTCTCTATACCTTGATATGTGcgtaaagttatcatggtaggAAAATTCAACAAGAAAAGGTACATCccaagatttatttatttttgtcgtTGAGAattcatttatttcatataattgtGGTCCAAAATTGTGGAATGAGATAAGCAATGGATGTTGATGCCATTATTTCTGTATTAGGCTACTTTTTTCtcatagaaaaacatttttgaTTGATCAAACTACCCTGTAAGTTAATATTTTCCTCATTTCAGCTGAACTGTGGTTACTAATATTAATGTGGTGAGACCATAAAAATGCATTCTGAACATTCCAACATAAGGAGTTTAGTTAACTTCATTAAAGAAGCTGAACAAATCTCCATGGAGAAGCTTATTAGGCCTTGCGACAAAGAATACATGCGGATGACAATGCTAAAACACCAAGACACTTTCAACGAACAGGTACTTCATCTCTTTCTGTATGTTCCTTTGAGCCATTTGTTCTCGATCAACTTCATTAGAGTATTGATTGCCCTGAAAATGTTTACAGGTGTATGAACTTCACCGTTTGTATGGGATTCAGAAGATATTGATGAAAAATACGGAAGCCAACAGAGGCATTGAAGTAAACCAACGAGGATGGAACTTAACAAATTTGATTAGTCTAACTAAACATGGTTGCCATAAAGGTGCACTGAAAAATcctaaattgaaatttgatctTGAAATACCAGCCACCGAGGACACTGCACAATCTGACAGCAACGGAGTTCTAGAGATTATAAACGAGACCGAGATTGAGCTGACACTAGGCCCTTCATGTTACAATCGTAAGAAAGTAGAGACACCTCTAACTTCAGGTTCAGCACATagcttgtcttcttcttctactgGATCCAGCCTTATAAGCAAGACAAGATTGAAGACACGTCATAGCAGTCATTCAACTATAGAAGAATTGAAGTGGAGGTATAATTGGTCTTGCCCAGGTGCCACATTCAACCAGAGGGTGTCAAAGTGGAATTAGAAACAGTTATGATATTGAAGAACgattaaaagaagagaaatcGAAGCAGCCACCTTGGTTTTTATGAGTGTTGAGCATGAACACGACCTAAAAATATTCTAAGGTCAATGTATGTATACTTAATTGATGTTCAAGGCTAATTTTGTGAGCGGTgtttctttgaaattttcttcgTAGTTATTAATGATGAGGGTGTGATTATGTCTTGTATAAATCTTACTTGTTTTTCATGGTTATAGAAACCAATTATGATTCCGGAATCACCTATGGTTGATATTTCTTTGGTCTTGTGACTATTCAGATTTACATCATTTTACATCTGAAACCATGAAACATGGAGCTGTGTCTGAGGTCACCAAGCCCTTTATTAGCCCCTACCTGAGAAAGCAATACATGCCGTCCCCCTAAATTAATCAAGTCATTTAATGAAAGTCGTACCGCGAAAGCTTCCGTGGATAAAACATTTTCAAGGTTTTTTCAGCTCATGCTCCAATTTTATGCCATTGGGAAAAAAAATCTGCGGATGAGGCTTTAAAATATGAACAGCATATTCTCTTCCAGGTAGTTAACATCTTTTTAACACGTTTTGGTAATGTCTGTCCCAAAAGATGTTTTCACTTACAACATTTCATGCCTTTAGAATATTCATGAATTCGAAACCGAAGCATGATCTCTTTCTTTTCGTCATGATTAGGCTTTAGACACCAGCACCGACAATGCAAGGCTGTCATTTGAACTATTGGTCTATTATTCCCTTTAGAGAAGCTTTTTATCTCCAAGGACTTCATAATTTTTACATAGACCCCACCAACTGCAGTTATCAGATTTTGTATTCTTCCAGTGACTTTATGGTCCATTTATCTTTATGAAGACATGATCTCACTCCGAGAAGCAGCCCACCTAACTTTTATAGTCTAGTGAATGAATATGAAAGTGCTCTGGGTCACATTTGCATTCTTCATTGATGATATGATTTTTTTGAGGGGCTAATCATCACGATTCATTGTCAATATTGTACGAAATGCAGTTGATTTCAATTCCTATCTCTCTCCTGATCACAGTTAATAGTAGAAAATGAATAACTTTACAGAATTGTTTTCAACAAGATGCTACGATGATATAAGTGAATGAAATGAAAATCCAATATATTCTGCTATCTGGGATTCTTAACTGATTTATGCTAGATTGATGGGAAGAATTACGATTCTTGCAAGTACTAGCAAcgttaaattaagtttattattcTTGTATTGCAGCCTTAGTACAGCCCGCCCTAACCAGATTGAAATCAATCCAAGTCtagaattatatttaatttttcatcaaaCTTCAAAACATAGTTCACACCAAAGGATCATGATCTTACAATTTACGTGGAATGAAGATGAAGCAAAAACTTTGAAACACTAATCCTGTATTTTTTATCCCCGTGAATTTAAGGAAGAACCTTTAATCTGACACCAGGAACTATCAACAGCCTCAGGAAATGGAGTGGCGTCGATTCTTATCTGGTTTAGTGCGACTTTTGCCAAAAGGTGCAACACCATCGGCACGCACAAACGGAGAAAGCCGTCCAAGTTTTTTGGAAACTGAACTTATGAATGATCTTCGAGGCAAAGGAGGTTTATCAGCAGAAGGTGAAACACTCACCGCAGGACTGTTCACTGCAGATTTAAGTGTCCTGGTCTCAATCTCTTTGAGTCTCATTTTCAATCTCACTAGTTCTAATTTCAGGTCTTCATTTTCTCTTCGTAGAGTAGAGAGCTCATTTGAAACCGGATGAAATTCAGAGGAGTATACGTTCAGTTTGGAATCAACCGAAGATTCCCCGCTTCCGTTGCCATTCATAGCATCGCGAAGCCGTTGCTGTTCGTAATAGAGAACCTGAACCACGGTTTGGACAGGTAGCCGGTCATTTTGTGCAGCATGTGCACATGCCTCTCGAGATAATTTCTGACAGTCCATCACGCTGCAGACTTTCTTTCTCTCCATGTCACTTACAGCAGGATGAGCCTGCGAATAGTCAAATCAAAGTTTATCAGCATTAATTCAGAATAAACTTTCGTGTAAATAATTCTATGTCGAAATTGGATTAGTATCACAATTGATATAATAAATCTTTTATCCGATTCAAAAGTCATTTCAATTCAAACCAATTCTGATTACAGAAACACAGAAGCAAATAGTCATCCAAAATACGTTAATCGGTATTTCAATGTGATTTTACGTGTATGAAAGCAAATATCAAATCAAGAGTATGATTAACTTGATATAGAAAAAGGATTTTGGTATGAACCTTGAGATAGATGTCTATGGCTCTATACATCCCATCTTCTGTTGGTCTGGACTGTTCAGGAATTAATTCTGCCAAAGAGGTGAATTTTGGAACTGGTAAATTTCGGTCGGTGGCTATTTCAGCAAGGTAGTTTTCCATTAATTTCCCAACCCTTTCAATATCACTCTGTGGAGGAGAAAAGTATTCATCATCTACATTGTGGACTAAGTggtttcccgtttgagattctaGGTAATTACTCGTGATCCTCTGCACTGTATCCACGTCAAACAATGTGTCCCCAGTGAAAGAATAGGAAGGAATGAGAAGATCATCTAAAACAGCTTGGCCTAACTGCATGGCCATTCTCTTCTCCAGATCAAGCCTG harbors:
- the LOC108335494 gene encoding uncharacterized protein LOC108335494, whose translation is MHSEHSNIRSLVNFIKEAEQISMEKLIRPCDKEYMRMTMLKHQDTFNEQVYELHRLYGIQKILMKNTEANRGIEVNQRGWNLTNLISLTKHGCHKGALKNPKLKFDLEIPATEDTAQSDSNGVLEIINETEIELTLGPSCYNRKKVETPLTSGSAHSLSSSSTGSSLISKTRLKTRHSSHSTIEELKWRYNWSCPGATFNQRVSKWN
- the LOC108334742 gene encoding BTB/POZ domain-containing protein SR1IP1 isoform X2, producing the protein MFPLVSKSGYIRKLVSESNDADVSFIELTDVPGGAEAFELAAKFCYGINFEINVENIATLRCVAEYLEMTEEYSVGNLVGRTDAYLNEVALKTIAGAVSVLHISETLLPIAERAKLVSRCIDAIAYIACKESQFCSSARRESDTEGVVSSVASNQKPIVDWWAEDMTVLRIDIFQRVIIAMMARGFKQYAIGPILMLYAQKSLRGLDVFGKARKKIEPRQEHEKRVVLETIVSLLPREKNVISVSFLSMLLRAAIYLETTVACRLDLEKRMAMQLGQAVLDDLLIPSYSFTGDTLFDVDTVQRITSNYLESQTGNHLVHNVDDEYFSPPQSDIERVGKLMENYLAEIATDRNLPVPKFTSLAELIPEQSRPTEDGMYRAIDIYLKAHPAVSDMERKKVCSVMDCQKLSREACAHAAQNDRLPVQTVVQVLYYEQQRLRDAMNGNGSGESSVDSKLNVYSSEFHPVSNELSTLRRENEDLKLELVRLKMRLKEIETRTLKSAVNSPAVSVSPSADKPPLPRRSFISSVSKKLGRLSPFVRADGVAPFGKSRTKPDKNRRHSIS